From a region of the Panicum virgatum strain AP13 chromosome 2K, P.virgatum_v5, whole genome shotgun sequence genome:
- the LOC120694793 gene encoding lipase-like isoform X2, with product MLLLPAFWSSRLFMGRWTCTGVVALVLLLSAAAHGRELPVKKSGHSFVYNHTLAKTLVEYASAVYMTDLTALYTWTCSRCNDQTQGFEMRSLIVDVENCLQAFVGVAHNLNSIVVAIRGTQENSVQNWIKDLIWKQLDLSYPNMPNAKVHSGFFSSYNNTILRLAITSAVRKARKSYGNINVIVTGHSMGGAMASFCALDLAMKLGSDSVQLMTFGQPRVGNAAFASYFSKYVPNTIRVTHGHDIVPHLPPYFSFLPQLTFHHFPREVWIHDSKGNTTEQICDDSGEDSKCCRCVSMFSLSIQDHFTYLGVDMEADDWSTCRIIGAQSVQKFRKELTSSIIMTMHNVDVSIVDPSVQTDLNSFR from the exons AGCTGCCTGTCAAGAAAAGTGGCCATAGTTTTGTCTACAATCACACTCTTGCAAAAACTCTTGTGGAATATGCTTCAGCG GTGTATATGACAGATTTAACTGCTCTGTATACATGGACATGCTCAAGATGCAATGACCAGACCCAA GGCTTTGAGATGAGATCTCTAATTGTTGACGTGGAGAACTGCTTGCAG GCGTTTGTTGGTGTAGCTCATAATCTAAATTCAATTGTTGTTGCAATCAGAGGAACTCAAGAGAACAG TGTACAGAATTGGATCAAGGACTTGATATGGAAGCAGCTTGATCTAAGCTATCCAAACATGCCAAATGCAAAG GTGCACAGTGGATTTTTCTCCTCCTATAATAATACAATTTTGCGTCTAGCTATCACAAGTGCTGTTCGCAAGGCCAGAAAATCATACGGGAATATCAATGTCATAGTGACGGGCCACTCAATGGGAGGAGCCATGGCTTCTTTTTGTGCACTCGACCTTGCT ATGAAACTTGGAAGTGACAGTGTGCAACTCATGACGTTCGGGCAGCCTCGTGTTGGCAATGCTGCATTTGCCTCATATTTTTCCAAATATGTGCCCAACACAATTCGAGTGACACACGGACATGATATCGTGCCACATTTGCCGCCTTATTTCTCCTTTCTTCCCCAGCTGACATTCCACCACTTCCCAAGAGAG GTATGGATCCATGATTCCAAAGGCAACACAACTGAACAGATTTGTGACGATAGTGGTGAAGACTCGAAGTGCTGCAG GTGCGTCTCTATGTTCAGCTTgagcattcaggaccatttcaCCTACCTGGGAGTTGATATGGAAGCAGATGACTGGAGCACCTGTAGAATCATTGGAGCTCAAAGCGTTCAGAAATTCCGGAAGGAGCTCACTAGCAGCATTATCATGACAATGCACAATGTCGACGTCTCCATTGTTGATCCTAGCGTACAGACAGATTTGAACAGTTTTAGATAG
- the LOC120694793 gene encoding lipase-like isoform X3, with amino-acid sequence MTDLTALYTWTCSRCNDQTQGFEMRSLIVDVENCLQAFVGVAHNLNSIVVAIRGTQENSVQNWIKDLIWKQLDLSYPNMPNAKVHSGFFSSYNNTILRLAITSAVRKARKSYGNINVIVTGHSMGGAMASFCALDLAMKLGSDSVQLMTFGQPRVGNAAFASYFSKYVPNTIRVTHGHDIVPHLPPYFSFLPQLTFHHFPREVWIHDSKGNTTEQICDDSGEDSKCCRCVSMFSLSIQDHFTYLGVDMEADDWSTCRIIGAQSVQKFRKELTSSIIMTMHNVDVSIVDPSVQTDLNSFR; translated from the exons ATGACAGATTTAACTGCTCTGTATACATGGACATGCTCAAGATGCAATGACCAGACCCAA GGCTTTGAGATGAGATCTCTAATTGTTGACGTGGAGAACTGCTTGCAG GCGTTTGTTGGTGTAGCTCATAATCTAAATTCAATTGTTGTTGCAATCAGAGGAACTCAAGAGAACAG TGTACAGAATTGGATCAAGGACTTGATATGGAAGCAGCTTGATCTAAGCTATCCAAACATGCCAAATGCAAAG GTGCACAGTGGATTTTTCTCCTCCTATAATAATACAATTTTGCGTCTAGCTATCACAAGTGCTGTTCGCAAGGCCAGAAAATCATACGGGAATATCAATGTCATAGTGACGGGCCACTCAATGGGAGGAGCCATGGCTTCTTTTTGTGCACTCGACCTTGCT ATGAAACTTGGAAGTGACAGTGTGCAACTCATGACGTTCGGGCAGCCTCGTGTTGGCAATGCTGCATTTGCCTCATATTTTTCCAAATATGTGCCCAACACAATTCGAGTGACACACGGACATGATATCGTGCCACATTTGCCGCCTTATTTCTCCTTTCTTCCCCAGCTGACATTCCACCACTTCCCAAGAGAG GTATGGATCCATGATTCCAAAGGCAACACAACTGAACAGATTTGTGACGATAGTGGTGAAGACTCGAAGTGCTGCAG GTGCGTCTCTATGTTCAGCTTgagcattcaggaccatttcaCCTACCTGGGAGTTGATATGGAAGCAGATGACTGGAGCACCTGTAGAATCATTGGAGCTCAAAGCGTTCAGAAATTCCGGAAGGAGCTCACTAGCAGCATTATCATGACAATGCACAATGTCGACGTCTCCATTGTTGATCCTAGCGTACAGACAGATTTGAACAGTTTTAGATAG
- the LOC120694793 gene encoding lipase-like isoform X1, whose translation MGRWTCTGVVALVLLLSAAAHGRELPVKKSGHSFVYNHTLAKTLVEYASAVYMTDLTALYTWTCSRCNDQTQGFEMRSLIVDVENCLQAFVGVAHNLNSIVVAIRGTQENSVQNWIKDLIWKQLDLSYPNMPNAKVHSGFFSSYNNTILRLAITSAVRKARKSYGNINVIVTGHSMGGAMASFCALDLAMKLGSDSVQLMTFGQPRVGNAAFASYFSKYVPNTIRVTHGHDIVPHLPPYFSFLPQLTFHHFPREVWIHDSKGNTTEQICDDSGEDSKCCRCVSMFSLSIQDHFTYLGVDMEADDWSTCRIIGAQSVQKFRKELTSSIIMTMHNVDVSIVDPSVQTDLNSFR comes from the exons AGCTGCCTGTCAAGAAAAGTGGCCATAGTTTTGTCTACAATCACACTCTTGCAAAAACTCTTGTGGAATATGCTTCAGCG GTGTATATGACAGATTTAACTGCTCTGTATACATGGACATGCTCAAGATGCAATGACCAGACCCAA GGCTTTGAGATGAGATCTCTAATTGTTGACGTGGAGAACTGCTTGCAG GCGTTTGTTGGTGTAGCTCATAATCTAAATTCAATTGTTGTTGCAATCAGAGGAACTCAAGAGAACAG TGTACAGAATTGGATCAAGGACTTGATATGGAAGCAGCTTGATCTAAGCTATCCAAACATGCCAAATGCAAAG GTGCACAGTGGATTTTTCTCCTCCTATAATAATACAATTTTGCGTCTAGCTATCACAAGTGCTGTTCGCAAGGCCAGAAAATCATACGGGAATATCAATGTCATAGTGACGGGCCACTCAATGGGAGGAGCCATGGCTTCTTTTTGTGCACTCGACCTTGCT ATGAAACTTGGAAGTGACAGTGTGCAACTCATGACGTTCGGGCAGCCTCGTGTTGGCAATGCTGCATTTGCCTCATATTTTTCCAAATATGTGCCCAACACAATTCGAGTGACACACGGACATGATATCGTGCCACATTTGCCGCCTTATTTCTCCTTTCTTCCCCAGCTGACATTCCACCACTTCCCAAGAGAG GTATGGATCCATGATTCCAAAGGCAACACAACTGAACAGATTTGTGACGATAGTGGTGAAGACTCGAAGTGCTGCAG GTGCGTCTCTATGTTCAGCTTgagcattcaggaccatttcaCCTACCTGGGAGTTGATATGGAAGCAGATGACTGGAGCACCTGTAGAATCATTGGAGCTCAAAGCGTTCAGAAATTCCGGAAGGAGCTCACTAGCAGCATTATCATGACAATGCACAATGTCGACGTCTCCATTGTTGATCCTAGCGTACAGACAGATTTGAACAGTTTTAGATAG